One genomic window of Prosthecobacter algae includes the following:
- a CDS encoding acetylxylan esterase, with amino-acid sequence MFRSFIFLALASAAAAQTPALVIKAVTDRPQALYQTGETARFDLTVTQDGKPLAQGQIQCSLSKDGVEPRREETVQIKDGKATLTGTLGEPGFLLLRASIAGQKDFAQASAGFSPQEIKPSLPVPDDFDAFWAAQKAALAQVEMKSTLTPVTSTLPKVAVYDAQITCLGAPVSGYYGKPKDAKAKSCPAILFVHGAGVGGSSLGAVAWSEREGGMLSMDINAHGLPNGKPKAFYDEQAAGALKDYRFQGRDDREKCYFKGMFLRVIRALDFLTAQPEWDGKTLIVYGSSQGGFQAFAAAGLDPRVTFFCAGVPAGCDHTGIAAGRINGWPKLVTITDGKAVEAELQTARYFDNVNFALRAKCQGAAVTVGFIDTVCPPSSVYAAYNVLTMPKTLHTMPLTGHKSSPEASAFMTEAALAHVRAMRQK; translated from the coding sequence ATGTTTCGCTCCTTTATTTTCCTTGCTCTTGCCAGCGCAGCCGCTGCCCAGACTCCCGCCTTGGTGATCAAAGCCGTGACGGATCGCCCCCAAGCCCTCTACCAGACGGGAGAGACCGCCCGGTTTGACCTCACGGTGACCCAGGATGGCAAGCCGCTGGCCCAGGGGCAGATCCAGTGCTCACTCTCTAAAGATGGCGTGGAGCCGAGGCGCGAAGAGACCGTACAGATTAAAGATGGCAAGGCCACGCTGACTGGGACACTGGGCGAGCCGGGCTTCCTGCTGCTGCGTGCGAGCATCGCTGGCCAAAAAGATTTCGCCCAGGCCAGCGCCGGATTCAGCCCGCAGGAGATCAAACCGAGCCTGCCCGTGCCGGATGACTTTGATGCCTTTTGGGCAGCGCAAAAAGCTGCTCTCGCTCAAGTAGAAATGAAATCCACCCTCACCCCGGTGACCAGCACCCTGCCGAAGGTGGCTGTGTATGATGCGCAGATCACCTGCCTGGGCGCGCCTGTCTCCGGCTACTATGGCAAACCGAAGGATGCGAAGGCCAAGAGTTGCCCCGCGATCCTCTTTGTCCATGGCGCAGGCGTCGGTGGCTCCAGCCTGGGCGCGGTGGCCTGGTCAGAACGCGAAGGCGGCATGCTGTCCATGGACATCAATGCCCACGGCCTGCCCAATGGCAAACCGAAGGCCTTTTACGATGAGCAAGCCGCAGGCGCTCTGAAGGACTACCGCTTTCAGGGCCGGGATGATCGCGAAAAATGCTATTTCAAAGGCATGTTCCTGCGCGTCATCCGCGCGCTGGATTTCCTCACCGCGCAGCCGGAGTGGGATGGCAAGACGCTCATCGTCTATGGCAGCAGCCAGGGTGGTTTTCAGGCCTTTGCGGCGGCGGGGCTGGACCCACGAGTCACGTTTTTCTGCGCAGGTGTACCGGCAGGTTGTGATCACACCGGCATCGCCGCAGGCCGCATCAATGGCTGGCCCAAGCTGGTCACCATCACCGACGGCAAAGCCGTGGAAGCGGAGCTGCAAACGGCGCGTTACTTTGACAACGTCAACTTTGCCCTACGCGCCAAGTGCCAAGGAGCCGCCGTGACCGTCGGTTTCATCGACACCGTGTGCCCACCGAGCAGCGTCTATGCAGCCTACAATGTGCTGACGATGCCCAAGACCCTACACACCATGCCGCTGACGGGCCACAAGAGCAGCCCGGAAGCCAGTGCCTTCATGACCGAAGCGGCGCTGGCCCATGTGCGGGCCATGCGGCAAAAGTAA
- a CDS encoding glucose-6-phosphate dehydrogenase assembly protein OpcA encodes MPLTEDTLSCLGTEVPLPKIDRALKDLWSSDEAKTRASLINFAIYSEDPDSVAKNNEQMARITADNACRALLITCLPEAKPPRARAWINALCRPYQGKQIVCSEQISFVLEGGDAAQVQNIVFAHLDSDLPLIIWWQGDLTKNFEERFYSRIGTLIIDSSRWSAPLSEFAMLREARATASFDVRDLSWTRSHFLRTALANSFQDAKAREHLPMVETIEITHSKSQTCAALLLGGWIAQRLGASLDEAAPDLAFTKADGKKIRVKLLDTAEGCALQSLRLIAPCLEVSITRDGASAFVHTHASCEGHSHEEILPADVVSDADLIASQLSRAGGSTHYSHVLPLIQPMLAKLTAP; translated from the coding sequence ATGCCTCTCACTGAAGACACCCTTTCCTGCCTCGGCACCGAAGTTCCGCTGCCGAAGATTGACCGTGCGCTCAAGGACCTGTGGTCCAGCGATGAGGCCAAGACGCGAGCCTCGCTGATCAATTTCGCCATTTACAGCGAAGACCCTGACAGCGTGGCGAAAAACAATGAGCAAATGGCCCGCATCACGGCGGACAATGCCTGCCGCGCCCTGCTGATCACCTGCTTGCCTGAGGCCAAACCCCCGCGTGCCCGCGCCTGGATCAATGCACTGTGCCGCCCGTACCAGGGGAAGCAGATCGTCTGCAGCGAGCAGATTTCTTTTGTCCTGGAAGGAGGCGATGCAGCCCAGGTGCAAAACATCGTTTTCGCCCACCTGGATTCCGATCTCCCGCTGATCATCTGGTGGCAGGGTGACCTGACCAAAAACTTCGAGGAGCGTTTTTACAGCCGCATCGGCACCCTCATCATTGACAGCAGCCGCTGGTCCGCCCCGCTTTCAGAGTTTGCCATGTTGCGGGAGGCCCGTGCGACAGCCTCCTTTGATGTGCGCGACCTGAGCTGGACGCGCAGCCACTTTCTGCGCACCGCACTGGCCAACAGCTTTCAAGATGCGAAGGCCCGTGAGCACCTGCCGATGGTGGAAACCATCGAAATCACCCACTCCAAGAGCCAGACCTGCGCGGCCCTTCTGCTCGGCGGCTGGATCGCCCAGCGCCTGGGGGCCAGCCTAGATGAAGCGGCACCCGATCTCGCCTTTACCAAGGCGGATGGAAAAAAGATCCGCGTGAAGCTCCTCGACACGGCCGAGGGCTGTGCGCTCCAGTCCCTGCGCCTCATCGCCCCCTGCCTGGAGGTGTCCATCACCCGGGATGGGGCCTCAGCTTTTGTCCACACCCATGCGTCCTGCGAAGGCCACAGCCACGAGGAGATCCTGCCGGCCGATGTCGTGAGTGATGCGGATCTGATCGCCTCCCAGCTCAGCCGGGCAGGTGGAAGCACCCATTATTCGCACGTTTTACCCCTCATCCAGCCCATGCTGGCTAAACTGACCGCCCCCTGA
- a CDS encoding SDR family oxidoreductase translates to MNSQKLVLITGCSRGLGRAMISEFLTRGWTVAGCARDAEKVAQLQQQFPAPHHFTTCDVANDAEVRAFCQRVLDQQGVPDLVLNNAAIVNANAPLWEISAEEFGRVVDINVKGSANVMRHLLPAMLKRGSGVVVNFSSGWGRSTSPGVAPYCATKFAIEGLSQAVAQETGGKVAVIPLNPGIIDTRMLRSCFGESADAYPTPEEWARTAVPFFIKLGPKDNGRPLTAPGG, encoded by the coding sequence ATGAATTCTCAAAAACTTGTCCTCATCACAGGCTGTAGCCGTGGGCTAGGCCGCGCCATGATCTCGGAATTCTTAACGCGCGGCTGGACGGTGGCGGGCTGTGCGCGTGATGCCGAAAAGGTGGCGCAACTGCAACAACAGTTCCCTGCCCCGCATCACTTCACGACCTGTGACGTAGCAAATGACGCCGAAGTCCGGGCCTTTTGCCAAAGAGTCTTGGATCAACAAGGCGTGCCGGATCTGGTGCTGAACAATGCCGCCATCGTGAATGCCAATGCGCCGCTGTGGGAGATTTCGGCCGAGGAATTTGGCCGGGTAGTGGACATCAATGTCAAAGGCTCTGCCAACGTGATGCGCCATCTTTTGCCCGCTATGCTGAAACGAGGTAGCGGCGTCGTGGTGAATTTTTCTTCGGGTTGGGGCCGCAGCACCTCCCCCGGAGTCGCCCCTTACTGCGCAACGAAGTTCGCCATCGAAGGCCTATCGCAAGCGGTGGCTCAAGAGACAGGCGGAAAGGTGGCCGTGATTCCGCTGAACCCGGGGATCATCGATACCCGCATGCTGCGCAGTTGCTTTGGCGAATCCGCCGACGCCTACCCCACCCCCGAGGAGTGGGCCCGAACAGCGGTGCCCTTCTTCATCAAGCTGGGACCGAAGGACAATGGCAGACCCCTCACTGCCCCGGGTGGGTGA
- a CDS encoding NAD(P)/FAD-dependent oxidoreductase gives MTPPPTTDTKRPEEVVILGGGFAGLTCAKELNDPRYHVTLVDRWNHHLFQPLLYQVATAGLSTTEIAQPLRSILAEHKNVTTLMDEVTEIDLPNKKVVMKGHTLAYDHLIIALGAKTGFFGRNEWEPFTLGLKSLEDAMEIRRKVLLAFEKAEATNDPAETKRLLTMIVVGGGPTGVEMSGSLAELAKVVLREDFRRIDPTQAHVHLIEAGPKLLPMFSESLITYTREHLEEIGVTVHLNCPVKEVGKGYVIAGEQRIEADIIIWAAGVEASPVTKTLAGVPLDRGGRIQVQPDLSLPGYPQVYAAGDLVALTDVKGVRVPGVCPAAIQMGQHIAKVIKVGDRIPYAYWDKGSMATIGRKAAVAMFKGMNFSGFFAWLMWLFVHLLFLVGMRNRAAVFLHWVWGYFTWQRGARIILNRDE, from the coding sequence ATGACTCCCCCGCCTACGACTGATACCAAGCGTCCAGAAGAAGTGGTGATCCTCGGCGGGGGGTTCGCTGGACTGACCTGCGCCAAGGAATTGAATGATCCGCGCTACCACGTCACCTTGGTGGACCGGTGGAATCACCACCTTTTCCAACCCCTGCTTTATCAGGTGGCCACCGCGGGGCTTTCCACCACGGAGATCGCCCAGCCGCTACGCTCCATTTTGGCCGAGCATAAAAATGTGACGACGCTCATGGATGAGGTCACGGAAATTGACCTGCCGAATAAAAAGGTGGTCATGAAAGGCCACACGCTGGCCTATGATCACCTCATTATTGCCCTCGGGGCCAAGACGGGATTCTTTGGTCGCAATGAGTGGGAGCCTTTCACCTTGGGCCTGAAGAGCCTGGAGGATGCCATGGAGATCCGCCGCAAGGTGCTGCTGGCTTTTGAAAAAGCGGAAGCCACCAATGACCCGGCGGAAACCAAGCGGCTGCTGACCATGATCGTCGTGGGTGGCGGACCCACAGGCGTGGAGATGTCGGGGTCCTTGGCTGAGTTGGCCAAAGTGGTGCTGCGTGAGGACTTCCGCCGCATTGATCCGACCCAGGCGCACGTCCACCTCATTGAGGCGGGACCCAAGCTGCTGCCGATGTTTTCGGAGAGCCTGATCACCTACACCCGCGAGCACCTGGAGGAGATCGGCGTCACCGTGCACCTCAATTGCCCGGTCAAGGAAGTGGGGAAAGGTTACGTCATCGCCGGTGAGCAGCGCATTGAGGCCGACATCATCATCTGGGCCGCTGGCGTGGAGGCCAGCCCAGTCACCAAAACTCTTGCAGGCGTGCCGTTGGATCGCGGTGGGCGTATCCAGGTGCAGCCAGATCTCAGTCTGCCGGGCTACCCGCAGGTCTATGCGGCGGGGGATCTGGTGGCCCTCACCGATGTCAAAGGTGTGCGTGTGCCTGGGGTCTGCCCCGCAGCCATTCAAATGGGGCAGCACATCGCCAAGGTCATCAAAGTAGGCGACCGCATCCCTTATGCGTATTGGGACAAAGGCAGCATGGCCACCATCGGGCGCAAGGCTGCGGTGGCGATGTTTAAAGGCATGAATTTCAGTGGGTTCTTCGCCTGGCTGATGTGGCTCTTTGTCCACCTGCTGTTCCTGGTAGGCATGCGCAATCGCGCCGCTGTTTTCCTGCACTGGGTGTGGGGCTACTTCACCTGGCAGCGCGGCGCGCGCATCATCTTGAACCGAGACGAATGA
- the zwf gene encoding glucose-6-phosphate dehydrogenase yields the protein MPELENPFQETLLQRHRAEPCTVVIFGATGDLTNRKLIPALYNVAAEGDLPPQFKVVGFARRDKSDEVFRKELEEGNRKNSRQGHSDELWASFAQSIHYHRSEFEDLEGYKALAELLNQFDEERGAPANRLFYLASAPEAFKPILEMLRAAGLHEGVNGKWARVVCEKPFGKDLVTARALNETVAGTFAEKDTYRIDHYLGKETAQNIMVLRFANALFEPNWNSRYIDHVQITCAENLGMEGGRGGYYDTAGALRDMVQNHLFQLLSLVAMEPPTDLSADSVRDEKVKVIRALRPLVGPEAVGANVIRAQYTAGSVDGAARVGYRQEDRVNPESKTEAYVALRLYIDTWRWQGVPFYIRVGKQLPKKATEISVHFKKPPQVPFATARLPGSSENTLVIRIQPDEGIALRILAKQPGQALSMQQVKMDFRYSSSFGKASPEAYERLLLDAMAGDATLFARRDEVESAWKFIDEIEHAWHKTENPPTMCEYPAGSWGPKEADDLLRQDGREWRTL from the coding sequence ATGCCTGAACTGGAAAATCCCTTTCAAGAAACGCTGCTCCAACGCCACCGTGCGGAGCCCTGCACCGTGGTCATCTTTGGCGCCACGGGCGATCTGACGAACCGCAAACTCATCCCCGCGCTGTATAATGTGGCGGCTGAGGGAGACCTGCCTCCCCAGTTCAAGGTGGTCGGCTTTGCCCGCCGGGACAAATCGGACGAAGTCTTTCGCAAGGAGCTGGAAGAAGGCAATCGCAAGAACAGCCGCCAAGGCCACAGTGACGAATTGTGGGCCAGCTTTGCTCAAAGCATCCACTACCACCGCAGCGAGTTCGAGGACCTGGAAGGCTACAAGGCCCTGGCCGAGTTGCTGAACCAATTCGACGAAGAGAGGGGTGCCCCAGCCAACCGTCTTTTCTACCTCGCCTCCGCTCCGGAAGCTTTCAAACCCATCCTGGAAATGCTGCGCGCTGCCGGGCTGCACGAAGGTGTGAATGGCAAGTGGGCGCGTGTGGTTTGTGAAAAACCTTTCGGCAAAGATCTGGTCACCGCCCGGGCGCTGAATGAAACCGTGGCGGGCACCTTTGCAGAAAAGGACACCTACCGCATTGACCATTACCTGGGCAAGGAAACTGCGCAAAACATCATGGTGCTGCGCTTTGCCAATGCCCTGTTTGAGCCGAACTGGAACAGCCGCTACATTGACCATGTGCAGATCACTTGCGCCGAAAACCTGGGCATGGAAGGTGGCCGCGGTGGCTACTATGACACGGCCGGGGCTCTGCGTGACATGGTGCAAAACCACCTCTTCCAGCTCCTCTCCCTGGTGGCCATGGAGCCGCCGACCGACCTCAGCGCGGACAGCGTGCGCGATGAGAAGGTGAAGGTCATCCGCGCCCTGCGCCCGCTGGTGGGGCCCGAAGCCGTGGGGGCCAACGTCATCCGCGCCCAATACACCGCCGGCAGTGTGGATGGTGCGGCCCGTGTGGGTTACCGCCAGGAGGATCGAGTGAATCCGGAATCCAAAACGGAAGCCTACGTGGCCCTGCGTCTCTACATTGATACCTGGCGCTGGCAGGGAGTGCCCTTCTACATCCGTGTGGGCAAGCAACTGCCCAAAAAGGCCACGGAGATCAGCGTGCATTTCAAAAAGCCACCGCAGGTCCCCTTCGCCACCGCGCGTCTCCCCGGCAGCAGCGAAAACACCCTGGTCATCCGCATCCAGCCGGATGAGGGCATCGCCCTGCGCATCCTTGCCAAGCAACCAGGCCAGGCCCTGTCCATGCAGCAGGTGAAGATGGACTTCCGCTACAGCAGCAGCTTTGGCAAAGCCAGCCCGGAGGCCTACGAGCGCCTCCTGCTGGACGCCATGGCCGGTGACGCCACCCTTTTTGCCCGTCGCGACGAAGTCGAGAGCGCGTGGAAGTTCATTGATGAGATCGAGCACGCCTGGCACAAGACGGAAAACCCTCCGACCATGTGCGAATACCCAGCCGGATCCTGGGGCCCGAAAGAAGCCGACGACCTCCTGCGCCAGGACGGGCGCGAGTGGCGCACGCTGTAG
- a CDS encoding protein kinase domain-containing protein — MSLPDIAGHELQDLIGSGRCGAVYRASCGGKACAVKVFSSMAINRKALATALSALQQMPHHRGVLPVENFNFDRSPYYAAMPLVGVMMKDAQGRRLWQTPTLESLCSQPNPDLAWNCIYQLSDALAWLHKHGIPHGNLRPCNVLLEDDAEASIRLTDMAQGWVGGIHHLELTDHFVHLCPEQAENPEGVFNGYGASWDVYSFGVLAFRLLTGQLPRGARAWAEQVAFVQKKVASGLAYGIDSAALITAVRSQPKIVWPDASQSKWDERRRNIIERALDLNPAARWTDMREVVREFEILESDYLLEESREQTTLERKRQALKVSMLQVTALSLLATLVMCAIYAFTTLRRAQKAEVVIGENEVVLQREIQAREEKISTLTGQRDKSIEQKKTADANLQHSQTAVDQFLTQLLQSPTSNELDTEFSKSQLRDALAFCMAGLPMLEKDPALGVERLRAYGNIGQIHLRMRDHEQARVYLEKARDQAALLLKDGKSDPKLPLFHQWFGKYSLLLSDLSNRKGDRATSLAFLRDATTSLTEGLAADSKNRLARNECARAWMEYGLRMQESGDLIEAEKALAHVPEVLDPKLLGAEPIPDERFLLARSKFAKGLAQRDAGRVQDALTTLIDAVTEMGELVMGSSPRNQEQALLLADAYTELAELIGKSIGAKEAREAHQQAIPILLELNRLLPEWAEVKYLLAKNYGGLSLLERDEGNNNDAIKKKQDAMELLNEILVDEPDNLSFGFLQAKLRGEYAELMSDLGKPAAALPIVQQAVTSLEAILSKEPDARLSPQRKAQEVQLAQLYGVLGHTSQSLSKKEEAKNAFGFAVKRWEKLAALIPGDDTIQQGLTWAKDRHAKLK; from the coding sequence ATGAGTTTGCCGGATATCGCTGGACATGAATTGCAGGATCTGATCGGCAGCGGGCGCTGCGGAGCTGTTTACCGGGCCAGCTGTGGTGGCAAAGCCTGTGCGGTGAAGGTCTTCTCCTCCATGGCCATCAACCGCAAGGCCCTGGCCACGGCGCTGAGTGCGCTGCAGCAGATGCCGCATCATCGCGGGGTGCTGCCGGTGGAGAATTTTAATTTCGACCGCAGCCCCTACTACGCCGCCATGCCGTTGGTGGGCGTGATGATGAAGGATGCCCAGGGCCGCCGCCTGTGGCAGACGCCCACGCTGGAGTCACTTTGCAGCCAGCCAAACCCAGACCTGGCCTGGAACTGCATCTACCAGCTTTCGGATGCCCTCGCCTGGCTGCACAAGCACGGTATCCCCCATGGCAATCTCCGCCCCTGCAACGTGCTGCTGGAGGACGATGCTGAAGCAAGCATCCGCCTCACCGACATGGCCCAGGGCTGGGTAGGCGGCATCCATCATCTGGAGCTCACCGATCATTTTGTACATCTCTGCCCGGAGCAGGCTGAAAATCCCGAAGGTGTCTTCAATGGTTATGGGGCCAGTTGGGATGTGTACAGCTTTGGCGTTCTCGCCTTTCGCCTCCTCACCGGTCAGCTCCCCCGCGGAGCCCGGGCCTGGGCCGAGCAGGTAGCCTTTGTACAAAAGAAGGTCGCTTCCGGCCTCGCCTATGGGATCGACAGTGCGGCCCTCATCACCGCCGTCCGCTCGCAGCCAAAGATTGTCTGGCCGGATGCCTCGCAGTCCAAATGGGATGAACGCCGCCGCAACATCATCGAGCGGGCGCTGGACCTGAACCCCGCCGCGCGCTGGACCGACATGCGCGAAGTGGTGCGCGAATTCGAGATTCTCGAATCCGACTACCTCCTGGAAGAGTCGCGCGAGCAGACCACCCTGGAGCGCAAGCGTCAGGCGCTCAAGGTGAGCATGCTGCAGGTCACCGCGCTCAGCTTGCTCGCCACCTTGGTGATGTGCGCCATCTATGCTTTCACCACCTTGCGTCGGGCGCAGAAGGCAGAGGTCGTCATCGGCGAAAATGAGGTCGTCTTGCAACGGGAGATCCAGGCCCGTGAAGAAAAGATTTCCACCCTGACCGGTCAGCGGGACAAATCCATCGAGCAAAAGAAAACGGCGGATGCCAATCTCCAGCACTCGCAGACAGCGGTGGATCAGTTTCTCACCCAGCTTCTTCAGTCCCCCACTAGCAACGAACTGGACACTGAGTTTTCCAAAAGCCAGTTGCGCGATGCCCTGGCCTTTTGCATGGCAGGTCTACCCATGCTGGAAAAAGATCCCGCCCTCGGGGTGGAGCGTCTGCGGGCCTACGGCAACATCGGCCAGATCCACCTTCGCATGCGCGACCATGAACAGGCCCGTGTGTACCTGGAAAAAGCCCGCGACCAGGCCGCCCTGCTGCTGAAGGATGGCAAGTCCGATCCCAAGCTCCCATTGTTTCATCAATGGTTCGGCAAATACAGCTTGCTGCTTTCGGACCTCTCCAACCGCAAGGGCGACCGCGCTACCTCCCTCGCCTTTCTGCGGGATGCCACCACCAGCCTCACGGAAGGGTTGGCTGCCGATTCAAAAAATCGCCTCGCCCGCAATGAATGTGCCCGGGCCTGGATGGAGTATGGCCTCCGCATGCAGGAAAGTGGCGACCTCATCGAAGCCGAAAAAGCCTTGGCTCACGTGCCGGAAGTGCTCGACCCCAAGCTGCTTGGCGCCGAACCCATTCCCGACGAACGCTTCCTCCTCGCGCGTTCCAAATTTGCCAAAGGCCTTGCCCAGCGGGATGCTGGCCGTGTGCAGGATGCCCTGACCACCCTCATTGATGCCGTCACCGAAATGGGGGAACTCGTCATGGGGTCCTCGCCGCGCAATCAGGAGCAGGCCTTGCTGCTGGCCGATGCCTACACCGAGCTGGCCGAATTGATTGGCAAAAGCATCGGTGCCAAGGAGGCCCGCGAGGCCCACCAGCAGGCCATCCCCATCCTGCTGGAGCTGAACCGCCTGCTCCCAGAGTGGGCGGAGGTGAAATACCTGCTGGCCAAAAACTATGGTGGTCTTTCCCTTCTCGAGCGTGACGAGGGCAACAACAACGACGCCATCAAAAAGAAGCAGGACGCCATGGAACTGCTGAATGAGATCCTGGTGGATGAGCCGGACAACCTCTCCTTCGGCTTCCTCCAGGCCAAGCTGCGCGGTGAATATGCGGAGCTGATGTCCGACCTCGGCAAGCCTGCCGCCGCCCTCCCCATCGTCCAGCAGGCCGTTACCTCCCTGGAGGCCATTCTTTCCAAGGAGCCCGATGCACGTCTCTCCCCGCAACGCAAAGCCCAGGAGGTGCAGCTCGCCCAGCTCTATGGCGTGCTCGGCCACACCAGCCAGTCTCTCAGCAAAAAGGA
- a CDS encoding type II toxin-antitoxin system RelE/ParE family toxin, producing MKLIILSSAEMDLEDGWHFYEDQKQGAGDLFLQSTLTGIRGLPDTYGIHPHQGRFYRLLLKKFHRGIYYTVESDHLLIHRVIDLRRDPQWIRRELKRSL from the coding sequence ATGAAGCTGATCATCCTCAGTTCTGCCGAGATGGATCTCGAAGACGGCTGGCATTTCTATGAAGATCAAAAACAGGGGGCCGGCGATCTTTTCCTTCAATCCACCCTCACTGGCATTCGCGGCCTGCCTGACACTTACGGGATTCATCCTCACCAAGGCCGGTTCTACCGCCTGCTTCTGAAAAAATTCCACCGAGGTATCTACTACACCGTCGAATCCGATCACCTTTTAATCCACCGGGTCATTGACTTGCGCCGAGACCCCCAATGGATTCGCCGCGAACTCAAACGCTCCCTTTAA
- a CDS encoding sulfatase-like hydrolase/transferase: protein MKSKLLLFCACLLHTYLSAAEKPNILFLFADDLTYDAIRAFEKTDIETPNLDRLAQSGKVFTHAYNMGSWSGAVCVASRTMLNTGKHVWRAQKVALPQAQVGGKLWPQLMAARGYETLMTGKWHVAVPAEKCFARTGTVRSGMPKDTPASYHRPIAGQHDAWSPSDADLGGYWQGGKHWSEVTADDAIGFFQSGLGKAKPFFMYVAFNAPHDPRQSPAEYVAKYPLDRIQIPASYQPEYPYQKQMGCGPSLRDEKLAPFPRTEFAIKTHRAEYCALITHLDAQIGRVLAALEASGQGDNTWIFFTADHGLAVGKHGLLGKQNMYEHSLRVPFLVKGPGVKPGKISAPIYLQDVMATSLDLAGGKPDEVEFQSLLPLIRGQSAQPTASPVYGAYLELQRAILADGWKLIAYPEAKKLRLYHVAEDPEELRDLAAQPDQQTRLKDLFKQLLTLQQKMDDPLDLKLSFPET, encoded by the coding sequence ATGAAATCGAAGCTCCTGCTTTTTTGCGCCTGCCTCCTGCACACCTACCTCAGCGCGGCGGAGAAACCGAACATCCTCTTTCTTTTTGCCGACGACCTCACCTACGATGCCATTCGCGCCTTTGAAAAAACGGACATTGAGACGCCGAACCTGGATCGCCTAGCACAAAGCGGCAAAGTCTTCACCCACGCTTATAACATGGGCTCCTGGAGCGGTGCCGTCTGCGTAGCCAGCCGCACCATGCTGAACACCGGCAAGCACGTGTGGCGTGCGCAAAAGGTGGCCCTGCCCCAGGCGCAGGTTGGAGGAAAACTGTGGCCGCAACTTATGGCCGCACGGGGTTACGAAACCCTCATGACAGGCAAATGGCACGTCGCCGTGCCAGCGGAAAAGTGCTTCGCCCGCACAGGCACCGTCCGCTCCGGCATGCCCAAAGATACGCCTGCCAGTTACCATCGCCCCATCGCTGGTCAGCACGATGCCTGGAGCCCGTCTGATGCGGACCTCGGTGGTTACTGGCAAGGCGGCAAACACTGGAGCGAGGTCACTGCGGATGACGCCATCGGTTTTTTCCAAAGCGGCCTCGGCAAGGCCAAGCCCTTCTTCATGTACGTGGCCTTCAACGCCCCGCATGATCCCCGCCAGTCCCCGGCCGAGTATGTGGCCAAGTATCCGCTGGACCGCATCCAGATTCCAGCCAGCTACCAGCCCGAGTACCCTTATCAAAAGCAGATGGGCTGCGGCCCCAGCCTACGGGATGAAAAACTGGCCCCCTTCCCCCGCACAGAGTTCGCCATCAAGACCCATCGTGCCGAATACTGCGCGCTCATCACTCACCTTGATGCCCAGATCGGCCGGGTGCTCGCCGCCCTGGAGGCCAGCGGCCAGGGCGACAACACCTGGATCTTCTTCACGGCGGACCATGGCCTCGCCGTGGGTAAGCATGGTTTGTTAGGCAAACAAAACATGTATGAGCACAGCCTGCGTGTCCCCTTTCTGGTGAAGGGGCCCGGCGTGAAGCCCGGCAAGATCAGCGCGCCCATCTACCTTCAGGACGTCATGGCGACCAGCCTGGACCTCGCCGGCGGCAAGCCTGACGAAGTCGAGTTCCAAAGCCTGCTGCCGCTGATCCGTGGCCAGTCCGCCCAGCCTACGGCCAGCCCGGTATATGGCGCCTACCTGGAACTCCAGCGCGCCATCCTGGCCGATGGTTGGAAACTCATCGCCTATCCTGAAGCCAAAAAGCTCCGCCTCTACCACGTTGCCGAAGATCCGGAAGAACTCCGCGACCTCGCCGCCCAACCCGACCAACAGACCCGTCTCAAAGATCTCTTCAAACAGCTGCTCACCCTCCAGCAAAAGATGGATGACCCCCTGGATCTGAAGCTCTCGTTTCCGGAGACGTGA